A stretch of Chiloscyllium punctatum isolate Juve2018m chromosome 6, sChiPun1.3, whole genome shotgun sequence DNA encodes these proteins:
- the LOC140478521 gene encoding eotaxin-like has protein sequence MILGFITLTTGSFRHPGRIPVNCCKSVSSKKGSFTITSYRIQPMSKPCVKAVIFYTKQKGPICANPKAKWVQKMIKQLKSAAHQCVSSPKIEQK, from the exons ATGATACTTGGCTTTATAACCTTGACTACTGGCTCTT TTCGACATCCAGGCAGAATTCCCGTCAACTGCTGCAAGTCTGTATCCTCAAAGAAAGGTTCTTTTACCATCACAAGTTACAGGATTCAGCCGATGTCAAAGCCTTGTGTAAAAGCTGTCAT ATTCTACACCAAACAGAAGGGGCCAATTTGTGCCAACCCCAAAGCAAAATGGGTACAGAAGATGATCAAACAACTCAA GTCTGCTGCTCACCAATGCGTTTCTTCACCGAAAATTGAACAGAAGTGA